From the genome of Papilio machaon chromosome 9, ilPapMach1.1, whole genome shotgun sequence, one region includes:
- the LOC106718723 gene encoding uncharacterized protein LOC106718723 isoform X3 produces MHLMTQNEPKLVVDLNIGFDLTSNSDGVPSLKIRRFEEGSRTFRLEPKPSERADSFESDEKDKPDFKKRVQKPGTESNDDDTSSEYDGVRSTKGLRGDYEPEDIPKANPPSDDSDEDSD; encoded by the exons ATGCATTTGATGACACAGAACGAGCCAAAACTTGTAG TTGATCTTAATATCGGATTCGATCTAACATCCAATTCAGACGGAGTGCCCTCACTAAAAATAAGACGTTTTGAAG AAGGTAGCCGTACGTTTAGGTTGGAACCAAAACCATCCGAACGAGCGGATTCTTTCGAAAGTGATGAAAAAGATAAACCTGATTTTAAAAAACGAGTACAAAAACCAGGAACTGAGAGCAACGATGACGACACAAGTAGtg AGTACGACGGTGTAAGAAGCACGAAAGGCTTACGTGGTGACTATGAACCTGAAG ATATTCCAAAAGCAAACCCACCTTCGGATGACAGTGACGAAGACTCAG atTAA
- the LOC106718723 gene encoding uncharacterized protein LOC106718723 isoform X1 — protein MNFLRESLLTAWASFIVLISWVNAFDDTERAKTFDLNIGFDLTSNSDGVPSLKIRRFEEGSRTFRLEPKPSERADSFESDEKDKPDFKKRVQKPGTESNDDDTSSEYDGVRSTKGLRGDYEPEDIPKANPPSDDSDEDSD, from the exons ATGAATTTTCTGAGAGAATCATTGTTAACGGCATGGGCTTCGTTTAtc GTCCTAATATCATGGGTCAATGCATTTGATGACACAGAACGAGCCAAAACTT TTGATCTTAATATCGGATTCGATCTAACATCCAATTCAGACGGAGTGCCCTCACTAAAAATAAGACGTTTTGAAG AAGGTAGCCGTACGTTTAGGTTGGAACCAAAACCATCCGAACGAGCGGATTCTTTCGAAAGTGATGAAAAAGATAAACCTGATTTTAAAAAACGAGTACAAAAACCAGGAACTGAGAGCAACGATGACGACACAAGTAGtg AGTACGACGGTGTAAGAAGCACGAAAGGCTTACGTGGTGACTATGAACCTGAAG ATATTCCAAAAGCAAACCCACCTTCGGATGACAGTGACGAAGACTCAG atTAA
- the LOC106718723 gene encoding uncharacterized protein LOC106718723 isoform X2 yields the protein MNFLRESLLTAWASFIVLISWVNAFDDTERAKTFDLNIGFDLTSNSDGVPSLKIRRFEGSRTFRLEPKPSERADSFESDEKDKPDFKKRVQKPGTESNDDDTSSEYDGVRSTKGLRGDYEPEDIPKANPPSDDSDEDSD from the exons ATGAATTTTCTGAGAGAATCATTGTTAACGGCATGGGCTTCGTTTAtc GTCCTAATATCATGGGTCAATGCATTTGATGACACAGAACGAGCCAAAACTT TTGATCTTAATATCGGATTCGATCTAACATCCAATTCAGACGGAGTGCCCTCACTAAAAATAAGACGTTTTGAAG GTAGCCGTACGTTTAGGTTGGAACCAAAACCATCCGAACGAGCGGATTCTTTCGAAAGTGATGAAAAAGATAAACCTGATTTTAAAAAACGAGTACAAAAACCAGGAACTGAGAGCAACGATGACGACACAAGTAGtg AGTACGACGGTGTAAGAAGCACGAAAGGCTTACGTGGTGACTATGAACCTGAAG ATATTCCAAAAGCAAACCCACCTTCGGATGACAGTGACGAAGACTCAG atTAA